From the genome of Papilio machaon chromosome 9, ilPapMach1.1, whole genome shotgun sequence, one region includes:
- the LOC106711694 gene encoding WD repeat-containing protein 44 isoform X2 has translation MGDSSDSEEFYDAEEFTPIKGSKRSSLCKNINVTDGGSPILKEKVPVVKPEELPQPTTHSTPAVEANIEDDRTSVKNVVQGRKRFQELRRCMQTEEEDDGVPDTALPSDHTYTLEHPFKIISHDTMSLQSMTSLGRIGRILSGAAETHSNFRDLVAPSASSREPSTISDDPLASDNRSQNALATSEPDVIASTKANSLKHARAPAVVSVSGAPAPPAPPAHPAQPVAPPRRKRRDKVPGSQSQCGEGEDTRSVSTAGDDPIYPRRPDKPQLDDLLVQPPLSHSLNQTMALPSPASTIESLTREFQDSLELSQSKYGNDVSGGVSARECRSSRSSERASGSSRSSTAQRPPHLLHSVLDINEAVRGECVVRAQDEERARSNSRTHSEGRAHAHAHLTAHQQHAQPADIQQTSASLGHARKSVGGRTRRRSAGDSPTVAPALRTRSSSGHQLSDIEILEQVTVLNLDTGERMPLSVAEHKLPQCINPLSLHIMRLTSEYISSARPQDDDNTRETDEESESVCVGGVEDETKEIKRESTDRQTTAIRRKTEKVLMNDLVKCHSHDNINRRLTGAANSRLKRFFGSTVKRTVDAAKSLAQEVSHARHKEDVADIADDVRGEHNIKLKASNSHKGPYDFDGCVRHVQEMGSGHTGAVWCCKMSVCGRLLATAGQDRLLRVWVTRDAHHMFQDMRTKYNAEKKSSPTPSQESLSLSAPPPSPEAPLGPSAPFCPKPFCVYSGHTSDLLDVSWSKNYFLLSSSMDKTVRLWHISRGECLCCFQHIDFVTAIVFHPRDDRYFLSGSLDGKLRLWNIPDKKVAVWNEVDGKTKLITAANFCQNGKFAVVGTYDGRCIFYTTDQLKYHTQIDVRSTRGKNSTGRKISGIEPMPNDDKILVTSNDSRIRLYDLRDLNLSCKYKGYVNVSSQIKASFSHDGKYIVSGSENQCIYIWKTYHDYSKFSSVRRDRNDFWEGIKAHNAVVTCAVFAPNPDHMIRMIAEREAEANMADKTPEEREEAKAAEGGMVSSSQTGHVLVSADFNGCIKVFVHKAKPKHSSLPASALA, from the exons ATGGGTGACAGCAGTGATTCGGAGGAGTTCTACGACGCCGAGGAATTCACACCCATCAAGGGTTCAAA gagGTCATCATTATGTAAGAACATAAATGTGACTGATGGTGGTTCTCCAATCCTGAAAGAGAAGGTTCCTGTTGTAAAGCCAGAGGAGTTGCCACAACCAACCACACACAGCACACCTGCTGTTGAAGCCAATATTGAAGATGACAGGACtagtgttaaaaat GTTGTTCAAGGTCGCAAGAGGTTTCAAGAGCTGCGGCGCTGTATGCAGACTGAGGAAGAGGACGATGGAGTGCCTGACACTGCGCTGCCCTCCGACCATACCTATACACTGGAACATCCCTTCAa AATAATATCTCACGACACAATGAGCCTGCAGAGCATGACGTCACTGGGCCGCATCGGCAGGATACTGAGCGGCGCCGCAGAAACACATT CAAACTTCCGTGACCTCGTCGCACCTTCTGCGTCATCGAGGGAACCATCAACAATATCCGATGACCCTTTAGCATCAGACAATAGAAGTCAGAATG CGCTGGCGACGTCCGAGCCGGACGTGATAGCCAGCACGAAGGCCAACAGCCTGAAGCATGCGCGCGCGCCCGCAGTCGTGTCCGTGTCCGGTGCGCCCGCCCCGCCCGCCCCGCCCGCGCACCCCGCGCAGCCCGTCGCGCCGCCCCGCAGGAAGAGGCGCG ACAAGGTGCCGGGTTCTCAGTCACAGTGCGGGGAGGGCGAGGACACGCGCAGCGTCAGCACGGCCGGAGATGACCCCATCTACCCTCGCCGTCCCGACAAGCCGCAGCTCGACGACCTGCTGGTACAG CCTCCTCTGTCACACTCTTTGAACCAAACGATGGCGCTACCCAGCCCCGCCAGCACCATAGAGTCTCTGACCAGAGAGTTCCAGGATTCCTTGGAGCTCTCGCAATCTAAATatg GTAACGATGTGTCGGGTGGTGTCAGTGCGCGCGAGTGTCGCTCCTCGCGGTCCAGCGAGCGCGCCAGCGGCTCCTCGCGGTCCAGCACTGCGCAGCGTCCTCCGCATCTGCTGCACTCCGTCCTAGACATCAACGAGGCAGTACGAG GGGAGTGTGTGGTGCGCGCGCAGGATGAAGAGAGAGCGCGCAGCAACTCGCGCACGCATAGCGAGGGTcgcgcgcacgcgcacgcgcacCTCACCGCGCATCAGCAGCACGCCCAGCCCGCTGACATCCAGCAGACCAGCGCCAGTCTCGGGCACGCCAG GAAGAGTGTGGGGGGGCGCACGCGGCGGCGGTCTGCCGGCGACTCTCCGACTGTGGCCCCGGCGCTGCGCACGCGCTCCTCCTCCGGACACCAGCTCAGCGACATCGAGATCCTCGAGCAGGTCACCGTGCTCAACCTCGACACCG gTGAACGTATGCCGCTGAGTGTGGCGGAGCACAAGCTGCCTCAGTGCATCAACCCGCTCAGTCTTCACATCATGCGCCTCACCTCGGAGTACATCAGCAGCGCCAGACCACAGGACGATGACAACACCAG AGAAACCGATGAAGAGAGTGAGAGTGTTTGTGTGGGGGGAGTGGAGGACGAGACGAAGGAGATCAAACGCGAGtcaacagacagacagacaaccGCTATCAGGAGAAAAACTGAAAA AGTGCTGATGAACGATTTAGTGAAGTGTCACTCGCACGACAACATTAACAGGCGGTTGACTGGCGCGGCCAACTCAAG GTTGAAGCGGTTCTTCGGCAGCACTGTGAAGCGTACTGTGGACGCCGCCAAGTCGTTAGCTCAGGAGGTGTCACACGCGCGTCACAAGGAGGACGTGGCTGACATCGCGGATGACGTGCGCGGTGAACATAACATCAAATTGAAAGCGTCCAATTCGCACAAAGGACCTTATGACTTTGACGGATGTGTGCGACATGTGCAG GAGATGGGCAGTGGGCACACGGGCGCGGTGTGGTGCTGCAAGATGAGCGTGTGCGGACGTCTGCTCGCCACCGCCGGCCAGGACAGACTGCTGCGCGTCTGGGTCACACGAGACGCCCACCACATGTTCCAG GACATGCGAACAAAATACAACGCGGAGAAGAAATCCTCACCGACACCATCTCAGGAGTCTTTATCCCTCTCCGCCCCTCCCCCCAGCCCCGAGGCGCCCCTAGGACCCTCCGCCCCCTTCTGCCCCAAGCCCTTCTGCGTGTACTCGGGCCACACGTCGGACCTTCTAGACGTTTCCTGGTCTAAGAACTACTTCCTCCTCTCGTCGTCCATGGACAAGACGGTGAGGCTGTGGCACATCTCCCGCGGGGAGTGTCTCTGCTGTTTCCAGCACATCGACTTCGTGACGGCCATCGTGTTCCATCCCAGAGATGACAGGTACTTCCTCTCCGGCAGTCTGGATGGGAAACTGAGGCTCTGGAATATTCCCGATAAGAAG GTTGCGGTGTGGAATGAAGTTGACGGCAAAACTAAGTTAATAACCGCAGCTAACTTCTGTCAGAACGGCAAGTTCGCAGTCGTGGGTACTTACGACGGCCgctgtatattttatacaacggACCAGCTGAAGTACCACACTCAGATCGACGTGCGCTCAACACGAGGCAAAAACTCCACCGGCAGGAAGATAAGCGGCATAGAACCCATGCCTAACGACGACAAGATACTGGTCACATCTAACGACAGTAGAATACGACTCTACGATTTGAGAGACTTGAATCTGTCTTGCAAATACAAAGGATACGTCAACGTATCCAGTCAAATTAAAGCCTCTTTTTCTCACGATGGGAAATATATCGTCAGCGGATCAGAAAACCAATGCATTTACATCTGGAAGACTTATCACGATTACTCCAAGTTCAGTTCAGTGAGGAGGGACAGGAACGACTTCTGGGAGGGTATAAAGGCTCACAATGCGGTGGTGACTTGCGCCGTGTTCGCTCCCAACCCTGATCACATGATACGTATGATAGCGGAGAGGGAGGCTGAGGCCAACATGGCGGACAAGACCCCAGAGGAACGAGAGGAAGCG AAGGCGGCGGAGGGTGGCATGGTGTCATCCTCGCAGACTGGGCACGTACTAGTGAGTGCAGATTTCAACGGCTGCATCAAGGTGTTTGTGCATAAAGCCAAGCCCAAACACAGCTCGCTGCCCGCCTCCGCGCTCGCATAG
- the LOC106711694 gene encoding WD repeat-containing protein 44 isoform X3, which translates to MGDSSDSEEFYDAEEFTPIKGSKRSSLCKNINVTDGGSPILKEKVPVVKPEELPQPTTHSTPAVEANIEDDRTSVKNVVQGRKRFQELRRCMQTEEEDDGVPDTALPSDHTYTLEHPFKIISHDTMSLQSMTSLGRIGRILSGAAETHSNFRDLVAPSASSREPSTISDDPLASDNRSQNALATSEPDVIASTKANSLKHARAPAVVSVSGAPAPPAPPAHPAQPVAPPRRKRRDKVPGSQSQCGEGEDTRSVSTAGDDPIYPRRPDKPQLDDLLVQPPLSHSLNQTMALPSPASTIESLTREFQDSLELSQSKYGNDVSGGVSARECRSSRSSERASGSSRSSTAQRPPHLLHSVLDINEAVRGECVVRAQDEERARSNSRTHSEGRAHAHAHLTAHQQHAQPADIQQTSASLGHARKSVGGRTRRRSAGDSPTVAPALRTRSSSGHQLSDIEILEQVTVLNLDTAGERMPLSVAEHKLPQCINPLSLHIMRLTSEYISSARPQDDDNTRETDEESESVCVGGVEDETKEIKRESTDRQTTAIRRKTEKLKRFFGSTVKRTVDAAKSLAQEVSHARHKEDVADIADDVRGEHNIKLKASNSHKGPYDFDGCVRHVQEMGSGHTGAVWCCKMSVCGRLLATAGQDRLLRVWVTRDAHHMFQDMRTKYNAEKKSSPTPSQESLSLSAPPPSPEAPLGPSAPFCPKPFCVYSGHTSDLLDVSWSKNYFLLSSSMDKTVRLWHISRGECLCCFQHIDFVTAIVFHPRDDRYFLSGSLDGKLRLWNIPDKKVAVWNEVDGKTKLITAANFCQNGKFAVVGTYDGRCIFYTTDQLKYHTQIDVRSTRGKNSTGRKISGIEPMPNDDKILVTSNDSRIRLYDLRDLNLSCKYKGYVNVSSQIKASFSHDGKYIVSGSENQCIYIWKTYHDYSKFSSVRRDRNDFWEGIKAHNAVVTCAVFAPNPDHMIRMIAEREAEANMADKTPEEREEAKAAEGGMVSSSQTGHVLVSADFNGCIKVFVHKAKPKHSSLPASALA; encoded by the exons ATGGGTGACAGCAGTGATTCGGAGGAGTTCTACGACGCCGAGGAATTCACACCCATCAAGGGTTCAAA gagGTCATCATTATGTAAGAACATAAATGTGACTGATGGTGGTTCTCCAATCCTGAAAGAGAAGGTTCCTGTTGTAAAGCCAGAGGAGTTGCCACAACCAACCACACACAGCACACCTGCTGTTGAAGCCAATATTGAAGATGACAGGACtagtgttaaaaat GTTGTTCAAGGTCGCAAGAGGTTTCAAGAGCTGCGGCGCTGTATGCAGACTGAGGAAGAGGACGATGGAGTGCCTGACACTGCGCTGCCCTCCGACCATACCTATACACTGGAACATCCCTTCAa AATAATATCTCACGACACAATGAGCCTGCAGAGCATGACGTCACTGGGCCGCATCGGCAGGATACTGAGCGGCGCCGCAGAAACACATT CAAACTTCCGTGACCTCGTCGCACCTTCTGCGTCATCGAGGGAACCATCAACAATATCCGATGACCCTTTAGCATCAGACAATAGAAGTCAGAATG CGCTGGCGACGTCCGAGCCGGACGTGATAGCCAGCACGAAGGCCAACAGCCTGAAGCATGCGCGCGCGCCCGCAGTCGTGTCCGTGTCCGGTGCGCCCGCCCCGCCCGCCCCGCCCGCGCACCCCGCGCAGCCCGTCGCGCCGCCCCGCAGGAAGAGGCGCG ACAAGGTGCCGGGTTCTCAGTCACAGTGCGGGGAGGGCGAGGACACGCGCAGCGTCAGCACGGCCGGAGATGACCCCATCTACCCTCGCCGTCCCGACAAGCCGCAGCTCGACGACCTGCTGGTACAG CCTCCTCTGTCACACTCTTTGAACCAAACGATGGCGCTACCCAGCCCCGCCAGCACCATAGAGTCTCTGACCAGAGAGTTCCAGGATTCCTTGGAGCTCTCGCAATCTAAATatg GTAACGATGTGTCGGGTGGTGTCAGTGCGCGCGAGTGTCGCTCCTCGCGGTCCAGCGAGCGCGCCAGCGGCTCCTCGCGGTCCAGCACTGCGCAGCGTCCTCCGCATCTGCTGCACTCCGTCCTAGACATCAACGAGGCAGTACGAG GGGAGTGTGTGGTGCGCGCGCAGGATGAAGAGAGAGCGCGCAGCAACTCGCGCACGCATAGCGAGGGTcgcgcgcacgcgcacgcgcacCTCACCGCGCATCAGCAGCACGCCCAGCCCGCTGACATCCAGCAGACCAGCGCCAGTCTCGGGCACGCCAG GAAGAGTGTGGGGGGGCGCACGCGGCGGCGGTCTGCCGGCGACTCTCCGACTGTGGCCCCGGCGCTGCGCACGCGCTCCTCCTCCGGACACCAGCTCAGCGACATCGAGATCCTCGAGCAGGTCACCGTGCTCAACCTCGACACCG caggTGAACGTATGCCGCTGAGTGTGGCGGAGCACAAGCTGCCTCAGTGCATCAACCCGCTCAGTCTTCACATCATGCGCCTCACCTCGGAGTACATCAGCAGCGCCAGACCACAGGACGATGACAACACCAG AGAAACCGATGAAGAGAGTGAGAGTGTTTGTGTGGGGGGAGTGGAGGACGAGACGAAGGAGATCAAACGCGAGtcaacagacagacagacaaccGCTATCAGGAGAAAAACTGAAAA GTTGAAGCGGTTCTTCGGCAGCACTGTGAAGCGTACTGTGGACGCCGCCAAGTCGTTAGCTCAGGAGGTGTCACACGCGCGTCACAAGGAGGACGTGGCTGACATCGCGGATGACGTGCGCGGTGAACATAACATCAAATTGAAAGCGTCCAATTCGCACAAAGGACCTTATGACTTTGACGGATGTGTGCGACATGTGCAG GAGATGGGCAGTGGGCACACGGGCGCGGTGTGGTGCTGCAAGATGAGCGTGTGCGGACGTCTGCTCGCCACCGCCGGCCAGGACAGACTGCTGCGCGTCTGGGTCACACGAGACGCCCACCACATGTTCCAG GACATGCGAACAAAATACAACGCGGAGAAGAAATCCTCACCGACACCATCTCAGGAGTCTTTATCCCTCTCCGCCCCTCCCCCCAGCCCCGAGGCGCCCCTAGGACCCTCCGCCCCCTTCTGCCCCAAGCCCTTCTGCGTGTACTCGGGCCACACGTCGGACCTTCTAGACGTTTCCTGGTCTAAGAACTACTTCCTCCTCTCGTCGTCCATGGACAAGACGGTGAGGCTGTGGCACATCTCCCGCGGGGAGTGTCTCTGCTGTTTCCAGCACATCGACTTCGTGACGGCCATCGTGTTCCATCCCAGAGATGACAGGTACTTCCTCTCCGGCAGTCTGGATGGGAAACTGAGGCTCTGGAATATTCCCGATAAGAAG GTTGCGGTGTGGAATGAAGTTGACGGCAAAACTAAGTTAATAACCGCAGCTAACTTCTGTCAGAACGGCAAGTTCGCAGTCGTGGGTACTTACGACGGCCgctgtatattttatacaacggACCAGCTGAAGTACCACACTCAGATCGACGTGCGCTCAACACGAGGCAAAAACTCCACCGGCAGGAAGATAAGCGGCATAGAACCCATGCCTAACGACGACAAGATACTGGTCACATCTAACGACAGTAGAATACGACTCTACGATTTGAGAGACTTGAATCTGTCTTGCAAATACAAAGGATACGTCAACGTATCCAGTCAAATTAAAGCCTCTTTTTCTCACGATGGGAAATATATCGTCAGCGGATCAGAAAACCAATGCATTTACATCTGGAAGACTTATCACGATTACTCCAAGTTCAGTTCAGTGAGGAGGGACAGGAACGACTTCTGGGAGGGTATAAAGGCTCACAATGCGGTGGTGACTTGCGCCGTGTTCGCTCCCAACCCTGATCACATGATACGTATGATAGCGGAGAGGGAGGCTGAGGCCAACATGGCGGACAAGACCCCAGAGGAACGAGAGGAAGCG AAGGCGGCGGAGGGTGGCATGGTGTCATCCTCGCAGACTGGGCACGTACTAGTGAGTGCAGATTTCAACGGCTGCATCAAGGTGTTTGTGCATAAAGCCAAGCCCAAACACAGCTCGCTGCCCGCCTCCGCGCTCGCATAG
- the LOC106711694 gene encoding WD repeat-containing protein 44 isoform X4 — protein MGDSSDSEEFYDAEEFTPIKGSKRSSLCKNINVTDGGSPILKEKVPVVKPEELPQPTTHSTPAVEANIEDDRTSVKNVVQGRKRFQELRRCMQTEEEDDGVPDTALPSDHTYTLEHPFKIISHDTMSLQSMTSLGRIGRILSGAAETHSNFRDLVAPSASSREPSTISDDPLASDNRSQNALATSEPDVIASTKANSLKHARAPAVVSVSGAPAPPAPPAHPAQPVAPPRRKRRDKVPGSQSQCGEGEDTRSVSTAGDDPIYPRRPDKPQLDDLLVQPPLSHSLNQTMALPSPASTIESLTREFQDSLELSQSKYGNDVSGGVSARECRSSRSSERASGSSRSSTAQRPPHLLHSVLDINEAVRGECVVRAQDEERARSNSRTHSEGRAHAHAHLTAHQQHAQPADIQQTSASLGHARKSVGGRTRRRSAGDSPTVAPALRTRSSSGHQLSDIEILEQVTVLNLDTGERMPLSVAEHKLPQCINPLSLHIMRLTSEYISSARPQDDDNTRETDEESESVCVGGVEDETKEIKRESTDRQTTAIRRKTEKLKRFFGSTVKRTVDAAKSLAQEVSHARHKEDVADIADDVRGEHNIKLKASNSHKGPYDFDGCVRHVQEMGSGHTGAVWCCKMSVCGRLLATAGQDRLLRVWVTRDAHHMFQDMRTKYNAEKKSSPTPSQESLSLSAPPPSPEAPLGPSAPFCPKPFCVYSGHTSDLLDVSWSKNYFLLSSSMDKTVRLWHISRGECLCCFQHIDFVTAIVFHPRDDRYFLSGSLDGKLRLWNIPDKKVAVWNEVDGKTKLITAANFCQNGKFAVVGTYDGRCIFYTTDQLKYHTQIDVRSTRGKNSTGRKISGIEPMPNDDKILVTSNDSRIRLYDLRDLNLSCKYKGYVNVSSQIKASFSHDGKYIVSGSENQCIYIWKTYHDYSKFSSVRRDRNDFWEGIKAHNAVVTCAVFAPNPDHMIRMIAEREAEANMADKTPEEREEAKAAEGGMVSSSQTGHVLVSADFNGCIKVFVHKAKPKHSSLPASALA, from the exons ATGGGTGACAGCAGTGATTCGGAGGAGTTCTACGACGCCGAGGAATTCACACCCATCAAGGGTTCAAA gagGTCATCATTATGTAAGAACATAAATGTGACTGATGGTGGTTCTCCAATCCTGAAAGAGAAGGTTCCTGTTGTAAAGCCAGAGGAGTTGCCACAACCAACCACACACAGCACACCTGCTGTTGAAGCCAATATTGAAGATGACAGGACtagtgttaaaaat GTTGTTCAAGGTCGCAAGAGGTTTCAAGAGCTGCGGCGCTGTATGCAGACTGAGGAAGAGGACGATGGAGTGCCTGACACTGCGCTGCCCTCCGACCATACCTATACACTGGAACATCCCTTCAa AATAATATCTCACGACACAATGAGCCTGCAGAGCATGACGTCACTGGGCCGCATCGGCAGGATACTGAGCGGCGCCGCAGAAACACATT CAAACTTCCGTGACCTCGTCGCACCTTCTGCGTCATCGAGGGAACCATCAACAATATCCGATGACCCTTTAGCATCAGACAATAGAAGTCAGAATG CGCTGGCGACGTCCGAGCCGGACGTGATAGCCAGCACGAAGGCCAACAGCCTGAAGCATGCGCGCGCGCCCGCAGTCGTGTCCGTGTCCGGTGCGCCCGCCCCGCCCGCCCCGCCCGCGCACCCCGCGCAGCCCGTCGCGCCGCCCCGCAGGAAGAGGCGCG ACAAGGTGCCGGGTTCTCAGTCACAGTGCGGGGAGGGCGAGGACACGCGCAGCGTCAGCACGGCCGGAGATGACCCCATCTACCCTCGCCGTCCCGACAAGCCGCAGCTCGACGACCTGCTGGTACAG CCTCCTCTGTCACACTCTTTGAACCAAACGATGGCGCTACCCAGCCCCGCCAGCACCATAGAGTCTCTGACCAGAGAGTTCCAGGATTCCTTGGAGCTCTCGCAATCTAAATatg GTAACGATGTGTCGGGTGGTGTCAGTGCGCGCGAGTGTCGCTCCTCGCGGTCCAGCGAGCGCGCCAGCGGCTCCTCGCGGTCCAGCACTGCGCAGCGTCCTCCGCATCTGCTGCACTCCGTCCTAGACATCAACGAGGCAGTACGAG GGGAGTGTGTGGTGCGCGCGCAGGATGAAGAGAGAGCGCGCAGCAACTCGCGCACGCATAGCGAGGGTcgcgcgcacgcgcacgcgcacCTCACCGCGCATCAGCAGCACGCCCAGCCCGCTGACATCCAGCAGACCAGCGCCAGTCTCGGGCACGCCAG GAAGAGTGTGGGGGGGCGCACGCGGCGGCGGTCTGCCGGCGACTCTCCGACTGTGGCCCCGGCGCTGCGCACGCGCTCCTCCTCCGGACACCAGCTCAGCGACATCGAGATCCTCGAGCAGGTCACCGTGCTCAACCTCGACACCG gTGAACGTATGCCGCTGAGTGTGGCGGAGCACAAGCTGCCTCAGTGCATCAACCCGCTCAGTCTTCACATCATGCGCCTCACCTCGGAGTACATCAGCAGCGCCAGACCACAGGACGATGACAACACCAG AGAAACCGATGAAGAGAGTGAGAGTGTTTGTGTGGGGGGAGTGGAGGACGAGACGAAGGAGATCAAACGCGAGtcaacagacagacagacaaccGCTATCAGGAGAAAAACTGAAAA GTTGAAGCGGTTCTTCGGCAGCACTGTGAAGCGTACTGTGGACGCCGCCAAGTCGTTAGCTCAGGAGGTGTCACACGCGCGTCACAAGGAGGACGTGGCTGACATCGCGGATGACGTGCGCGGTGAACATAACATCAAATTGAAAGCGTCCAATTCGCACAAAGGACCTTATGACTTTGACGGATGTGTGCGACATGTGCAG GAGATGGGCAGTGGGCACACGGGCGCGGTGTGGTGCTGCAAGATGAGCGTGTGCGGACGTCTGCTCGCCACCGCCGGCCAGGACAGACTGCTGCGCGTCTGGGTCACACGAGACGCCCACCACATGTTCCAG GACATGCGAACAAAATACAACGCGGAGAAGAAATCCTCACCGACACCATCTCAGGAGTCTTTATCCCTCTCCGCCCCTCCCCCCAGCCCCGAGGCGCCCCTAGGACCCTCCGCCCCCTTCTGCCCCAAGCCCTTCTGCGTGTACTCGGGCCACACGTCGGACCTTCTAGACGTTTCCTGGTCTAAGAACTACTTCCTCCTCTCGTCGTCCATGGACAAGACGGTGAGGCTGTGGCACATCTCCCGCGGGGAGTGTCTCTGCTGTTTCCAGCACATCGACTTCGTGACGGCCATCGTGTTCCATCCCAGAGATGACAGGTACTTCCTCTCCGGCAGTCTGGATGGGAAACTGAGGCTCTGGAATATTCCCGATAAGAAG GTTGCGGTGTGGAATGAAGTTGACGGCAAAACTAAGTTAATAACCGCAGCTAACTTCTGTCAGAACGGCAAGTTCGCAGTCGTGGGTACTTACGACGGCCgctgtatattttatacaacggACCAGCTGAAGTACCACACTCAGATCGACGTGCGCTCAACACGAGGCAAAAACTCCACCGGCAGGAAGATAAGCGGCATAGAACCCATGCCTAACGACGACAAGATACTGGTCACATCTAACGACAGTAGAATACGACTCTACGATTTGAGAGACTTGAATCTGTCTTGCAAATACAAAGGATACGTCAACGTATCCAGTCAAATTAAAGCCTCTTTTTCTCACGATGGGAAATATATCGTCAGCGGATCAGAAAACCAATGCATTTACATCTGGAAGACTTATCACGATTACTCCAAGTTCAGTTCAGTGAGGAGGGACAGGAACGACTTCTGGGAGGGTATAAAGGCTCACAATGCGGTGGTGACTTGCGCCGTGTTCGCTCCCAACCCTGATCACATGATACGTATGATAGCGGAGAGGGAGGCTGAGGCCAACATGGCGGACAAGACCCCAGAGGAACGAGAGGAAGCG AAGGCGGCGGAGGGTGGCATGGTGTCATCCTCGCAGACTGGGCACGTACTAGTGAGTGCAGATTTCAACGGCTGCATCAAGGTGTTTGTGCATAAAGCCAAGCCCAAACACAGCTCGCTGCCCGCCTCCGCGCTCGCATAG